One region of Aminobacterium colombiense DSM 12261 genomic DNA includes:
- a CDS encoding TIGR02757 family protein: MKQTKYKTVAPAFGGPFSPECYRQVLEEIYITYTRPDLIHPDPVEFPRRYSDKVDREIAALIASSLAYGRVQQIHRSVERVLSPMEHAPGSFLLSASQDALEELYYDFRHRFTSGRELISFLKGVKRLLIRFGSLEECLAHCIAAQNERNVFKGITAFAENLKEAAGGASSLLASPADGSACKRFFLFLKWMVRHDSVDPGGWTVLLPKDICVPVDTHMHKIGRSLNFTIRKQADLKTVMEITRAFQIISPLDPARYDFALTRFGIRAELEISDLIKRCSDGVSIHHQG, translated from the coding sequence ATGAAACAAACAAAATATAAAACGGTAGCGCCTGCATTCGGGGGACCTTTTTCCCCCGAATGCTACAGACAGGTTTTGGAAGAAATTTATATAACCTATACCCGTCCAGATCTGATTCACCCTGATCCTGTGGAATTTCCTCGCCGCTATTCTGACAAGGTAGACAGGGAGATAGCGGCTCTCATTGCTTCTTCCCTTGCCTATGGACGGGTGCAGCAGATTCATCGCAGTGTCGAGCGCGTTTTATCACCAATGGAGCATGCCCCTGGTTCCTTTCTTCTTTCAGCTTCGCAAGATGCGCTAGAAGAGCTTTATTATGATTTCAGACACCGTTTTACTTCTGGAAGAGAGCTCATTTCTTTTCTCAAGGGCGTGAAAAGACTCCTTATACGTTTTGGTTCTCTTGAAGAGTGTCTTGCCCACTGTATTGCTGCACAGAATGAGAGGAATGTTTTTAAGGGGATAACAGCCTTCGCCGAAAACCTAAAAGAAGCGGCTGGAGGGGCAAGTTCTCTCCTTGCTTCCCCAGCTGACGGAAGTGCCTGTAAACGTTTTTTCCTGTTTCTTAAATGGATGGTACGTCATGATAGCGTTGATCCCGGAGGCTGGACAGTCCTTTTACCCAAAGACATCTGCGTTCCGGTAGATACCCATATGCATAAAATAGGCAGATCTCTCAATTTCACCATACGGAAGCAGGCTGACCTAAAAACTGTAATGGAAATCACCCGTGCCTTTCAGATCATATCACCCCTTGATCCGGCTCGGTACGATTTTGCCTTGACTCGTTTTGGAATCCGCGCAGAGCTAGAGATTTCCGACCTCATCAAACGATGTTCAGACGGTGTTTCTATTCACCACCAAGGGTGA
- a CDS encoding MFS transporter: MEKFRLIIPRDRKVASWCLYDVGNSAFATTIMAAVLPVYFREIAAPFLKGSLPTAFWGYTSASALLCCAVAAPFLGAIGDMVRKKKMMLTIFTLLGVLASAGLFFVDYGHWQSALVLMALGTIGFSASMIFYDSLLPHIVPLDQVDMVSSQGYAFGYLGGGVLLAINLAMIWLLPGTLGPRLSFLSVALWWGAFSLPILIFIPEPPAKTLLVRRRKSIAGEAILRLRETFSEIRQYQDLFRFLVAFWFYNDGVGTMIRMAAIYGANVGISMAHLVGALLLTQFVGVPFSLFFGRLAARIGSKKTILMGLAGYTAISFGAFFLSQAWHFWILAFAVGTVQGGTQAMSRSLYASLLPPSRSAEFFGFYDISSKFAGVIGPAIFGLITHITGSSRMGVAVVATTFIVGGLLLIKVDVHRGIKNVSQQNSLQ; this comes from the coding sequence ATTCAGGCTGATCATCCCAAGAGATCGAAAAGTAGCCTCATGGTGCCTGTACGATGTAGGCAATTCAGCTTTTGCAACAACTATTATGGCAGCAGTGCTCCCCGTCTATTTCAGAGAAATAGCCGCTCCTTTTCTGAAAGGGAGTCTTCCCACTGCCTTTTGGGGCTACACTTCCGCATCTGCTCTTCTCTGCTGCGCTGTGGCTGCTCCTTTTCTTGGCGCCATAGGCGACATGGTCAGAAAGAAAAAAATGATGCTTACCATCTTCACTCTCTTGGGTGTCCTGGCTTCTGCCGGTCTTTTTTTTGTGGATTACGGCCATTGGCAATCTGCCCTCGTATTAATGGCCCTTGGAACTATAGGATTCTCTGCCTCTATGATCTTTTACGATTCTCTTCTGCCCCACATTGTCCCCCTTGATCAGGTGGACATGGTCTCTTCACAAGGGTATGCATTTGGATATCTAGGTGGAGGGGTGCTCCTTGCCATCAACCTGGCGATGATCTGGTTACTCCCAGGAACCCTCGGCCCAAGACTGTCTTTTCTATCTGTAGCTCTCTGGTGGGGAGCGTTCTCTCTTCCCATCCTCATCTTTATACCTGAGCCTCCTGCAAAGACCCTTCTTGTCAGACGGCGTAAAAGTATTGCTGGAGAGGCTATTTTACGACTACGGGAAACCTTCTCTGAAATACGTCAGTACCAAGATTTATTCAGGTTCCTCGTTGCCTTCTGGTTCTACAATGACGGGGTTGGGACCATGATAAGAATGGCTGCTATATATGGGGCAAATGTTGGCATATCAATGGCTCATCTAGTAGGAGCCCTTCTTTTAACCCAATTTGTTGGCGTTCCATTCTCCCTTTTCTTTGGACGGCTTGCGGCCCGAATCGGAAGTAAAAAAACAATTCTAATGGGACTTGCCGGTTATACTGCCATCTCTTTTGGAGCTTTCTTCTTATCCCAGGCCTGGCATTTCTGGATTCTAGCCTTTGCCGTCGGAACGGTACAAGGGGGAACGCAAGCAATGAGCAGAAGCCTGTACGCAAGCTTGCTTCCTCCATCTCGAAGCGCGGAGTTTTTCGGTTTCTATGACATCTCAAGCAAGTTCGCTGGGGTTATAGGACCAGCTATTTTTGGCCTTATCACACACATCACAGGATCAAGCCGTATGGGTGTAGCTGTCGTCGCAACTACTTTTATTGTCGGAGGGCTACTTCTTATAAAAGTTGACGTCCACCGGGGGATCAAAAATGTATCACAGCAAAACTCCCTACAATAA
- a CDS encoding asparaginase domain-containing protein — translation MNRFLVISTGGTIASEQGEEGLAPVLTGNQLLRYIPALQEFGKVDVHDLLSKDSSNMSPLDWKRIAMFLLEQEKQYDGFIILHGTDTMAYTSSALSFMLPSFTKPVILTGSMQPITVSGTDAADNIYTSFLFARALSEEKKKGVAISFGNQLIHGPRSQKILSRDYTAFSSINYPHLGYIEQGRVFLTHTPKPGSSPTLGKVCCRLSNYLRTRAYLWSSQHSVYMEVWILMYTK, via the coding sequence TTGAACCGTTTTCTTGTAATTTCAACTGGTGGTACCATCGCTTCAGAGCAGGGCGAAGAAGGACTTGCGCCTGTTTTGACCGGAAATCAGCTGTTAAGGTACATACCTGCTCTACAAGAATTTGGGAAGGTAGATGTTCACGACCTCCTTTCAAAGGACAGCTCGAATATGTCCCCTCTCGACTGGAAACGCATCGCTATGTTCCTTCTCGAACAGGAAAAGCAGTATGACGGATTTATTATTCTTCACGGCACCGATACTATGGCCTATACATCTTCTGCCCTTTCATTTATGCTTCCAAGTTTTACAAAACCGGTGATCCTTACAGGTTCAATGCAGCCAATAACAGTATCTGGAACTGATGCCGCAGATAACATCTATACATCGTTTCTTTTTGCACGTGCCTTGTCTGAGGAAAAGAAAAAAGGCGTTGCCATTTCTTTTGGAAACCAGCTGATCCACGGCCCCCGCTCTCAAAAAATATTGAGCCGCGACTATACGGCATTTTCAAGTATTAATTACCCCCATCTCGGATATATCGAACAGGGAAGGGTTTTTTTAACCCATACACCCAAGCCAGGCTCGTCCCCTACCTTGGGGAAAGTTTGTTGCCGCCTCTCAAACTATCTCAGAACAAGGGCATACCTGTGGTCATCGCAACACAGTGTGTATATGGAGGTGTGGATCTTAATGTATACGAAGTAG
- a CDS encoding ferritin — MISKKMQDAINDQINAELYSGYLYLAMAAYFEEQNLMGMANWMHVQAFEEQTHAMKFYHYVVERGGRVKLQAIAEPPFEWKSPMDVFKGALDHERYVTRRINDLVDLAIEERDHASQIFLQWYVTEQVEEEAHAEEIIHKLEFVSDSKHGLYMLDKELGARGQTPFSTESED; from the coding sequence ATGATATCAAAGAAAATGCAGGACGCTATTAACGATCAGATCAATGCAGAGCTCTATTCAGGTTATTTATATTTAGCAATGGCAGCTTATTTTGAGGAGCAGAACCTCATGGGGATGGCCAATTGGATGCATGTGCAGGCCTTTGAAGAGCAGACCCATGCCATGAAATTCTACCACTATGTTGTTGAGCGTGGGGGAAGAGTTAAGCTTCAGGCTATTGCAGAACCTCCTTTTGAGTGGAAATCCCCCATGGATGTTTTTAAGGGAGCATTGGATCACGAGCGTTATGTAACAAGACGTATTAATGACCTTGTTGACTTGGCTATTGAAGAGAGAGACCACGCCAGCCAGATTTTTCTTCAGTGGTATGTTACGGAACAGGTTGAAGAGGAAGCTCATGCCGAAGAGATCATTCATAAGCTGGAGTTTGTCTCTGATTCGAAACATGGCCTCTATATGCTTGATAAAGAGTTGGGAGCTCGGGGGCAGACACCGTTCTCTACTGAATCAGAAGACTAA
- a CDS encoding FprA family A-type flavoprotein, translating into MIPLEIKPGVFWTGVLDWTLRDFHGYSTEKGSTYNAYIVKGCDKVALFDTVKTTHYEEFIERIEEVTNLEEIDYIIVSHAEMDHSGSLPMVVDRVRPEKIFLSKPCKDALIEHFGDIVKSWPLHVVATGDEISLGGKTVSFIEARMLHWPDSMFSYIKEDRLLISNDGFGQHYSTSARFDDEAEWGELMDQTAKYYANILLPYSSLMLKKLDEIAGMNIEIDMIAPDHGIIWRSRVPEVLSAYRRWAEGLCKDKAVVAYDTMWHSTETMARYVAEGLMNKGIETVVMDLRVVHHSDVMTEILEGRGLVLGSPTLNTGFLPRMADLICYAKGLRPINKVGAAFGSYGWAGESVRLLNQELEAMKIKIAHPGIKVKYVPRKEDLKECYAMGEAIAEKIYETNKI; encoded by the coding sequence ATGATACCGCTTGAGATCAAACCGGGTGTATTCTGGACAGGGGTTCTGGATTGGACGTTGAGAGATTTTCATGGGTACTCTACAGAAAAAGGTTCCACTTACAATGCTTATATTGTGAAAGGTTGTGATAAAGTAGCTCTTTTCGATACAGTTAAGACTACTCATTACGAAGAATTTATCGAAAGAATCGAGGAAGTAACGAATCTGGAGGAAATAGATTATATTATTGTAAGCCATGCAGAGATGGATCATTCTGGTAGTCTTCCTATGGTTGTGGATAGAGTCAGGCCTGAGAAGATATTTCTTTCAAAACCCTGTAAAGACGCTCTCATAGAACATTTTGGAGACATTGTAAAAAGCTGGCCGTTACATGTAGTTGCTACAGGGGATGAGATTTCCCTTGGGGGTAAGACAGTTTCTTTTATAGAAGCTAGGATGCTTCATTGGCCAGATAGCATGTTTTCATATATAAAGGAAGACCGCCTGCTTATTTCCAACGATGGATTTGGACAGCATTATTCTACGAGTGCGCGTTTTGATGATGAAGCAGAGTGGGGAGAGCTTATGGATCAAACCGCCAAGTACTATGCAAACATTTTACTCCCCTATTCTTCTCTTATGCTTAAAAAACTTGATGAAATAGCAGGCATGAACATAGAAATAGACATGATTGCCCCAGATCACGGCATTATATGGAGGAGTCGCGTCCCTGAAGTTCTTTCTGCCTATAGGAGATGGGCAGAAGGACTTTGTAAGGATAAGGCAGTGGTGGCGTATGATACCATGTGGCATAGCACAGAGACAATGGCCCGATATGTTGCTGAGGGACTTATGAATAAAGGAATTGAAACAGTAGTGATGGATTTACGGGTAGTACATCACAGTGATGTGATGACTGAAATACTGGAAGGGAGAGGCCTGGTGCTCGGATCCCCCACCCTGAACACAGGGTTTTTGCCTCGCATGGCTGATCTCATCTGTTATGCGAAGGGGTTGCGCCCTATAAATAAAGTAGGGGCAGCCTTCGGGTCCTATGGTTGGGCTGGTGAATCGGTTAGGCTGTTAAATCAGGAGCTGGAAGCAATGAAGATCAAGATCGCCCATCCGGGGATAAAAGTAAAATATGTACCTCGAAAAGAGGATCTCAAAGAATGTTACGCTATGGGAGAAGCTATAGCAGAAAAAATCTATGAAACAAACAAAATATAA
- a CDS encoding efflux RND transporter permease subunit: MNIAEYSIQKRYVTWFFTVFLIIGGVFAYKGLGKLEDPAFTIKTAVVTTAYPGATPKEVEEEVTEVIERAAQQMGQVDKVRSLSQEGVSLVYVDIKDTYTAKDLPQIWDELRRKINDVQEHLPPGTSRSLVNDDYGDVYGVYFALTGEGYSYRELEDFADYLRRELLLVPGVASVEVTGIQKEAIYVEISRTKLSQLGISMGELFQVLKAQNFVVPSGKVRAGAEYIRITPTGEFSSVEQVGALLLASSSRVLIRLDDIATVTRNYIEPTRAIMRYNGSPAVGIGISNVEGGNVIAMGEAIKKRLKELEPQTPIGMNLGLIYYQSDTVQKAINNFLLNLLEALSIVIAILLIFMGFRSGMLIGGVLLLTIFATFIAMKLVRIDLHSISLGALIVALGMLVDNAIVVADGLLVRIQSGEDRISSAVGVVTQTQWPLLGATFIAVIAFAPIGLSPDSTGEFCQSLFQVVGISLIISWVLAVTVTPVAGVRFLKTSAKAEIPYDTKLYRVYRRFLKACIRKRKVTILVMVCLLGSALIGFTFVDQSFFPSSSSPLFTVEFWRPRGAYIEETQREVEKVEAFILKQPETVSVASYVGQGALRFILTYTPSDSSDSYGHLIVEAKDLKSAESLRRKLGNFMNIEMPDIDPRVRSFSKGTGGGAKIQARFTGDDPRVLRRLGEEAFYMMRNAPDSMNIRSDWGERVKVIRPVLDEVRTRQAGLTRQDVASALEMSFSGIQAGLYRERDKLLPIIARLPKADRARLGALPEVEVWSPLMRKYIALTQITKSIDTIAEDPVIYRRNRMRTFSVECDSRSGKTGLLFARIKPELENISLPLGYSLSRGGEYESSQKAQGGLVGMIPIAFLAMVAILVVLFNGFKQPIMILLCLPLSIIGVTAGLLLFHKSFDFMALLGFLSLAGMLIKNAIVLIDQIDLEIREGKEGFSAIVDSAMSRARPVLMAAITTVLGMIPLYFDILFSALAVTIMFGLAFATVLTLIIVPVLYSVFLKIPVFKDENVR; encoded by the coding sequence ATGAATATTGCAGAATATTCAATTCAAAAGAGATACGTGACGTGGTTTTTTACAGTTTTTTTGATTATAGGTGGAGTTTTTGCCTATAAAGGATTAGGAAAACTGGAAGATCCTGCCTTTACTATTAAGACCGCAGTAGTTACCACTGCTTATCCAGGAGCTACGCCAAAAGAAGTGGAGGAAGAGGTAACGGAAGTTATAGAACGGGCTGCTCAACAGATGGGACAAGTGGATAAGGTCCGGTCTCTTTCTCAGGAAGGCGTTTCTCTTGTGTATGTAGATATTAAAGATACGTATACAGCAAAAGATTTGCCTCAAATATGGGACGAGTTACGACGGAAAATAAATGATGTTCAAGAGCATTTGCCACCAGGAACAAGTCGTTCTTTAGTTAACGATGACTACGGAGATGTATATGGAGTTTATTTTGCCCTTACTGGCGAAGGATATTCTTACAGAGAACTTGAAGATTTTGCCGATTATCTGCGTAGGGAGTTGCTCCTTGTTCCTGGGGTTGCAAGTGTTGAAGTGACAGGCATACAAAAAGAGGCTATTTATGTAGAAATTTCCAGAACGAAACTTAGTCAGCTCGGTATCTCTATGGGAGAACTTTTTCAAGTTCTCAAAGCTCAGAATTTCGTGGTTCCATCGGGGAAAGTGAGAGCGGGGGCAGAGTATATTCGCATAACTCCAACTGGGGAGTTTTCTTCTGTCGAACAAGTAGGGGCGTTACTTCTTGCATCTTCCTCGAGGGTGCTGATCCGTTTAGATGACATAGCTACAGTTACTCGTAATTATATAGAGCCGACACGGGCAATTATGCGTTATAACGGAAGTCCTGCTGTTGGAATCGGTATCTCCAACGTAGAAGGTGGCAACGTTATTGCTATGGGAGAAGCCATAAAGAAGCGGCTCAAGGAACTAGAGCCGCAGACTCCTATCGGCATGAATTTAGGGCTTATTTACTACCAGTCGGATACAGTTCAAAAGGCAATTAATAACTTTTTATTAAATCTTCTGGAAGCTCTGAGTATAGTTATTGCCATATTACTTATATTTATGGGTTTCCGCAGTGGGATGCTTATTGGCGGGGTATTGTTGCTTACAATTTTTGCCACTTTTATCGCAATGAAACTTGTGAGGATAGATCTTCATAGTATTTCTCTTGGAGCATTGATTGTAGCTTTGGGAATGCTAGTGGACAACGCCATCGTTGTTGCTGATGGCCTTCTTGTGCGGATACAAAGTGGTGAGGATAGAATATCTTCTGCCGTGGGTGTTGTGACTCAAACTCAATGGCCTTTGTTGGGAGCTACTTTTATTGCTGTTATAGCTTTTGCTCCTATTGGCCTGTCCCCAGATAGCACAGGGGAGTTTTGCCAAAGCCTTTTTCAGGTGGTGGGGATTTCCTTGATTATAAGTTGGGTGCTTGCCGTTACCGTTACTCCTGTAGCCGGTGTGCGTTTTTTAAAAACTTCAGCAAAAGCAGAAATTCCCTACGATACAAAACTTTATAGGGTGTATAGAAGATTTCTCAAGGCGTGTATTCGTAAGAGAAAGGTAACAATATTGGTTATGGTTTGTTTGCTTGGTTCTGCTCTCATAGGCTTTACGTTTGTGGATCAATCTTTTTTCCCAAGCTCCTCAAGCCCCCTTTTTACAGTGGAATTTTGGCGTCCTCGGGGTGCTTATATAGAAGAGACCCAGAGAGAGGTAGAAAAAGTTGAAGCTTTTATTTTGAAACAGCCAGAGACAGTTTCTGTAGCAAGCTACGTGGGACAGGGAGCCCTTCGTTTTATTCTCACCTATACGCCAAGTGATTCTTCTGATAGTTATGGACACTTGATAGTGGAAGCTAAGGATTTGAAATCAGCAGAGTCTTTACGTCGTAAACTGGGAAATTTCATGAATATAGAAATGCCAGATATCGACCCCAGGGTTCGTTCCTTTAGTAAAGGAACAGGGGGAGGTGCAAAAATACAGGCGAGGTTTACGGGGGACGATCCTCGTGTTTTACGACGTCTAGGAGAAGAAGCTTTTTATATGATGAGGAACGCCCCCGATTCGATGAACATCCGGAGCGACTGGGGAGAAAGGGTCAAGGTTATTCGTCCCGTACTTGATGAGGTGCGAACCCGACAAGCTGGTTTAACACGGCAAGATGTAGCATCGGCCCTTGAGATGTCCTTTTCGGGTATACAAGCAGGCTTATACAGAGAGAGGGATAAACTCCTCCCTATTATAGCTAGATTGCCTAAAGCGGATAGGGCGAGACTGGGGGCACTTCCAGAAGTAGAAGTGTGGAGCCCCCTTATGAGAAAATATATAGCCTTAACTCAGATTACAAAAAGCATTGATACCATAGCTGAAGACCCCGTTATTTATAGGCGAAATCGTATGAGGACTTTTTCTGTAGAGTGTGATTCCCGTTCTGGGAAAACAGGTCTTTTATTTGCTCGTATAAAGCCCGAACTGGAAAATATTTCTCTTCCTTTAGGATATAGCCTCAGTAGGGGAGGCGAGTATGAAAGTTCTCAAAAAGCTCAAGGTGGACTTGTGGGGATGATTCCTATTGCTTTTTTAGCCATGGTCGCTATATTAGTTGTTCTTTTTAACGGGTTTAAACAACCCATTATGATCCTTCTTTGTCTCCCCTTGTCCATTATTGGTGTAACGGCGGGATTACTTCTTTTTCATAAATCTTTTGACTTTATGGCTCTCCTGGGATTCTTGAGCCTTGCTGGCATGCTCATAAAAAATGCCATTGTGCTTATTGATCAGATCGATCTCGAAATACGGGAAGGAAAAGAGGGCTTTTCAGCTATAGTGGATTCGGCTATGAGTCGTGCTCGTCCTGTTCTTATGGCAGCTATTACCACGGTTTTAGGTATGATCCCTCTTTATTTTGATATTCTCTTTTCTGCTCTGGCAGTTACTATTATGTTTGGCTTGGCTTTTGCCACGGTTTTGACGTTAATTATCGTACCAGTTCTTTACTCTGTTTTTTTAAAAATTCCTGTTTTTAAAGACGAAAATGTTAGGTAG
- a CDS encoding flavin reductase family protein, producing MNSIDPRALFSLSYGVYILSTEFEGKKNGQIINALIQVTSDPICIAACLHKDNYTTELVEKSRRFSVSVLEESVPLKFIGIFGFHCGRDFDKFNACSYITGSTGLPVVTDFTLASVEAKVLSVIDVYTHKLFIAQVEAAKALKEGKPLLYADYHSIKKGKSPEKAPSSIFNVLK from the coding sequence ATGAATAGTATTGATCCCAGAGCTCTTTTCTCTTTAAGTTACGGAGTATATATATTAAGTACGGAATTTGAGGGTAAGAAAAACGGACAGATTATAAATGCTTTGATACAGGTGACAAGTGATCCAATTTGCATAGCGGCATGTCTTCACAAAGATAATTACACTACAGAATTGGTTGAGAAAAGCCGTCGCTTTTCAGTTTCTGTATTAGAAGAGAGTGTGCCCCTGAAATTTATAGGCATATTTGGTTTTCATTGCGGCCGTGATTTTGATAAGTTTAATGCCTGCTCTTATATCACAGGTTCCACAGGACTTCCGGTGGTTACTGACTTTACTCTTGCTTCTGTAGAAGCCAAAGTCCTTTCAGTCATAGATGTATATACCCACAAACTTTTTATTGCTCAAGTTGAGGCCGCTAAAGCCTTGAAGGAAGGAAAACCTTTGCTCTATGCAGATTATCACTCTATTAAAAAAGGGAAATCGCCGGAGAAAGCTCCTTCATCCATTTTTAATGTGCTAAAATAA
- a CDS encoding desulfoferrodoxin translates to MTKRLEVYKCDLCGNVVEVLHAGAGQLVCCNQPMKLLEEQTADASTEKHVPVIEGSKVKVGSVPHPMKPEHYIEWIEVISGDKIYRQFLNPGDAPEAEFHEITPELSREYCNIHGLWKAGK, encoded by the coding sequence ATGACGAAGAGGTTAGAAGTATATAAGTGTGATTTATGTGGCAATGTTGTGGAAGTGCTTCATGCCGGAGCAGGACAACTTGTTTGCTGCAATCAGCCTATGAAACTTTTAGAGGAACAGACGGCCGATGCTTCGACGGAGAAACATGTGCCAGTTATTGAAGGATCAAAAGTTAAGGTAGGAAGTGTTCCCCATCCTATGAAACCTGAGCATTACATTGAATGGATAGAAGTTATTTCAGGGGATAAAATTTACCGTCAATTCTTGAATCCAGGAGATGCTCCTGAAGCTGAATTTCATGAAATTACGCCAGAATTAAGCAGAGAATATTGCAATATACACGGACTATGGAAGGCAGGGAAGTAG